One Bosea sp. 685 DNA segment encodes these proteins:
- a CDS encoding RluA family pseudouridine synthase has translation MTAEQAGARLDKALALLAGEISRARLQQIVKDGGVSLNGTVTTDGSRKVVEGDALTLIMPEAKPPAPAGQDIPLTVVFEDEHLIVIDKPAGLVVHPAGGHEDGTLVNALIAHCGESLSGIGGVRRPGIVHRLDKDTSGLLVVAKNDKAHQGLAKQFADHGRTGPLQRAYLAIVWGFPRRAHGTVEANIERSNKNREKMMVVGEERGREAITHFTVMERYPALLKGREETEALASLVECRLETGRTHQIRVHMSHLGHPLLGDQLYGSGFATKASRLPEPARLALTQLGRQALHAALLGFAHPATGEEMLFESDPPPEFAKLQDELARL, from the coding sequence GTGACCGCCGAACAGGCAGGCGCGCGCCTCGACAAGGCACTGGCCTTGCTGGCCGGCGAGATTTCGCGGGCCCGCCTGCAGCAGATCGTCAAGGATGGCGGCGTCAGTCTGAACGGCACGGTCACGACCGATGGCAGCCGCAAGGTCGTCGAGGGCGACGCGCTGACGCTGATCATGCCCGAGGCCAAGCCCCCGGCCCCGGCGGGGCAGGACATCCCGCTCACCGTGGTGTTCGAGGACGAGCACCTGATCGTCATCGACAAGCCTGCCGGCCTCGTCGTGCATCCTGCCGGCGGCCATGAGGACGGTACGCTGGTCAACGCCCTGATCGCCCATTGCGGCGAAAGCCTTTCAGGCATCGGCGGCGTCAGGCGACCGGGCATCGTGCACCGGCTCGACAAGGACACCAGCGGGCTCCTCGTCGTCGCCAAGAACGACAAGGCCCATCAGGGCCTGGCGAAGCAGTTCGCCGACCATGGCCGCACCGGCCCCCTCCAGCGCGCCTATCTCGCCATTGTCTGGGGCTTTCCACGCCGGGCGCATGGCACCGTCGAGGCCAATATCGAGCGCTCGAACAAGAACCGCGAAAAGATGATGGTCGTGGGCGAGGAGCGCGGGCGCGAGGCCATCACCCATTTCACGGTCATGGAACGCTACCCGGCCTTGCTCAAGGGCAGGGAGGAGACCGAGGCGCTCGCCAGCCTGGTCGAGTGCCGGCTCGAGACCGGCCGCACGCATCAGATCCGCGTCCATATGAGCCATCTCGGCCATCCCCTGCTCGGCGACCAGCTCTACGGCTCCGGTTTCGCGACCAAGGCGAGCCGCCTGCCCGAGCCCGCCCGTCTGGCGCTGACGCAATTGGGGCGGCAGGCGCTGCATGCGGCGCTGCTGGGTTTCGCCCATCCCGCCACGGGCGAGGAGATGCTTTTCGAATCCGATCCGCCGCCTGAGTTTGCAAAATTGCAAGACGAACTCGCGAGGCTGTGA
- a CDS encoding DUF2125 domain-containing protein codes for MTDLTPTRRRSRFWLYGPFVLLALLAVAWSGFWFVVRGRVADAVDTALAREAGLGRSWSCLDRSISGFPFRVELRCASLELTSARWGDAVKLQTGPSLALGQIYSPGLVIVQITGPLQASLPEGRKLDLAWARLEASLTHNGAAPQQVSLVMTEPNATLATPGQANEGWRAASLEVHLRRNPTRPASDQATDLAISAKGSVLPALDALLGTSEAGDVDIQATLTQAEAFKLGFNPDALERWRGTGGQVELTKLVSVKGPARIEASGLLLLDQTHRVSGQIQASLAGIKQIAGVPVGGVLGGLGGLLGGRASAQVPGAAPGLTALPPVVLREGRVYLGPIRLPVQPLLPLY; via the coding sequence ATGACCGATCTGACTCCCACGCGTCGCCGCAGCCGGTTCTGGCTCTATGGCCCCTTCGTGCTGCTCGCATTGTTGGCCGTGGCCTGGAGCGGCTTCTGGTTCGTGGTGCGCGGGCGCGTCGCCGATGCGGTCGATACGGCGCTGGCGCGTGAGGCCGGGCTCGGTCGCAGCTGGAGCTGCCTGGACCGTTCAATCAGCGGTTTTCCGTTTCGTGTCGAACTGCGTTGCGCATCGCTGGAACTGACCTCGGCGCGCTGGGGCGATGCGGTGAAGCTGCAGACGGGGCCGAGCCTGGCGCTCGGGCAGATCTATTCGCCCGGGCTCGTCATCGTGCAGATCACCGGCCCGCTGCAGGCCAGCCTGCCCGAGGGCCGCAAGCTCGATCTGGCCTGGGCTCGGCTCGAGGCCAGCCTGACGCATAACGGCGCGGCGCCCCAGCAGGTCTCCCTCGTCATGACCGAGCCGAATGCGACCCTCGCCACGCCGGGCCAGGCCAATGAAGGTTGGCGCGCGGCCAGCCTGGAGGTCCATCTGCGCCGCAATCCGACACGCCCGGCAAGCGATCAGGCCACCGATCTCGCCATCAGCGCCAAGGGCTCTGTCCTGCCTGCGCTCGATGCGCTGCTCGGCACGAGCGAGGCCGGCGATGTCGACATCCAGGCGACCCTGACGCAGGCCGAGGCCTTCAAGCTCGGTTTCAATCCCGATGCGCTGGAACGCTGGCGCGGCACTGGGGGGCAGGTCGAGCTGACGAAGCTGGTCTCAGTCAAGGGCCCGGCCCGCATCGAGGCGAGCGGCCTGCTGCTGCTCGACCAGACGCATCGCGTGTCCGGGCAGATCCAGGCTTCGCTCGCCGGCATCAAGCAGATCGCCGGCGTTCCGGTCGGGGGAGTGCTCGGTGGCCTAGGAGGGTTGCTCGGCGGCCGGGCCAGCGCACAAGTGCCGGGTGCGGCGCCTGGCCTGACGGCGTTGCCGCCGGTGGTGCTGCGCGAGGGCCGCGTCTATCTCGGGCCGATCCGGCTGCCGGTCCAGCCGCTCCTGCCCCTATACTGA
- a CDS encoding NAD(P)H-dependent glycerol-3-phosphate dehydrogenase produces the protein MSGLTASSVIGIVGGGAYGTALALAAARAGREVLFWARDAATVAAIRETRQTPHLPGVILPEAIAATSSLAALSAAGAFVVAVPTQSLRQVCEGLAQALPAGRPVVSAAKGIEQATGLFTTQVIAQAWPGSPAAILSGPSFAADIGRGLPTAVTLAAQDANLARALAEALSSSAFRIYHSADPRGVEIGGAAKNVLAIAAGITIGLGYGESARAALVARGFSELRRFGEVFGAQGETLMGLSGLGDVVLSCASPQSRNFAFGLALGQGRPIADASGGKLAEGAFTASILADMARARTVEMPIAEAVAAIIAGRVAVGEAVAGLLSRPIRSEM, from the coding sequence ATGAGCGGGCTCACGGCCTCTTCCGTCATCGGCATTGTCGGCGGCGGCGCCTATGGCACGGCCCTGGCGCTGGCTGCGGCGCGCGCCGGGCGCGAGGTCCTGTTCTGGGCTCGCGACGCAGCGACGGTCGCAGCGATCCGGGAGACACGCCAGACGCCGCATCTGCCGGGCGTGATCCTGCCGGAGGCGATCGCCGCGACATCGTCGCTCGCGGCGTTGAGCGCTGCCGGCGCTTTCGTGGTCGCGGTGCCGACACAGAGCCTGAGGCAGGTCTGCGAGGGGCTGGCGCAGGCGCTGCCGGCCGGCCGGCCGGTGGTCTCGGCCGCCAAGGGTATCGAGCAGGCGACCGGCCTGTTCACCACGCAAGTGATCGCGCAGGCCTGGCCGGGCTCGCCGGCTGCGATCCTGTCGGGCCCGAGCTTTGCCGCCGATATCGGGCGCGGCCTGCCCACGGCCGTGACGCTTGCCGCGCAGGACGCCAATCTGGCGCGGGCCCTGGCCGAGGCACTGAGCTCCTCGGCTTTCCGCATCTATCACAGCGCCGATCCGCGCGGCGTCGAGATCGGCGGAGCGGCCAAGAACGTGCTCGCCATTGCGGCCGGAATCACGATTGGTCTCGGCTATGGCGAGAGCGCCCGCGCCGCGCTGGTGGCGCGCGGCTTTTCCGAGCTGCGCCGCTTCGGGGAGGTTTTTGGCGCGCAAGGCGAGACGCTGATGGGGTTGTCGGGGCTGGGCGATGTCGTGCTGAGCTGCGCCTCGCCGCAATCGCGCAACTTCGCCTTCGGCCTGGCGCTGGGGCAGGGGCGACCGATCGCGGACGCCTCGGGCGGCAAGCTGGCGGAGGGGGCGTTCACCGCCTCGATATTGGCCGATATGGCCCGTGCGCGGACGGTCGAGATGCCGATCGCCGAGGCTGTTGCAGCGATCATCGCCGGTCGCGTCGCGGTCGGCGAGGCGGTGGCCGGCTTGTTGTCGCGACCTATCCGGTCTGAGATGTGA
- the rpoH gene encoding RNA polymerase sigma factor RpoH codes for MAIASLPVMSAEGGLSRYLDEIRKFPMLEPNEEFMLAKRWREHGDRDAAHRLVTSHLRLVAKIAMGYRGYGLPIGEVVSEGNVGLMQAVKRFEPDKGFRLATYAMWWIKASIQEYILRSWSLVKMGTTANQKKLFFNLRKAKSKISALGEGDLRPEQVKTIATKLGVNEQDVIDMNRRLGGDASLNTPLREDGDGEWQDWLVDDSESQERRYADSQESDNRHSALREALDVLNPRERRIFEARRLAEDTITLEELSEEFNVSRERVRQIEVRAFEKVQDAVKKALTRIEAPRAALPAA; via the coding sequence ATGGCGATTGCGTCGCTGCCCGTCATGTCCGCGGAAGGCGGACTGTCACGTTACCTCGACGAAATTCGTAAGTTCCCGATGCTGGAACCGAACGAGGAATTCATGCTGGCGAAACGCTGGCGCGAGCACGGCGACCGCGATGCGGCGCATCGGCTCGTCACGTCCCATCTGCGGCTCGTGGCCAAGATCGCCATGGGTTATCGCGGCTATGGCCTGCCGATCGGCGAGGTCGTGTCCGAGGGCAATGTCGGCCTGATGCAGGCGGTCAAGCGCTTTGAGCCCGACAAGGGCTTCCGGCTCGCGACCTATGCAATGTGGTGGATCAAGGCCTCGATCCAGGAATACATCCTGCGTTCCTGGTCGCTGGTGAAGATGGGCACCACCGCCAACCAGAAGAAGCTGTTCTTCAACCTACGCAAAGCCAAGAGCAAGATCTCGGCGCTTGGCGAGGGCGATCTGCGTCCCGAGCAGGTCAAGACGATCGCCACCAAGCTCGGCGTCAACGAGCAGGACGTCATCGACATGAACCGCCGCCTCGGTGGCGACGCGTCGCTGAACACGCCGCTGCGCGAGGATGGCGACGGCGAATGGCAGGACTGGCTGGTCGACGACAGCGAGAGCCAGGAGCGCCGCTATGCGGATTCGCAGGAAAGCGACAACCGCCACTCGGCCCTGCGCGAGGCGCTCGATGTCCTGAACCCGCGCGAGCGGCGCATCTTCGAGGCACGCCGGCTGGCCGAGGACACGATCACGCTGGAAGAGCTCTCCGAGGAGTTCAACGTCTCGCGCGAACGCGTCCGCCAGATCGAGGTGCGCGCCTTCGAGAAGGTGCAGGATGCGGTCAAGAAGGCCCTGACCCGCATCGAGGCGCCGCGCGCGGCGCTGCCCGCGGCGTAA
- a CDS encoding uroporphyrinogen-III synthase, producing the protein MRILVLRPQADAERSARAVAARGCEPLIAPLFTVVRLPDPAPAGDFSALVLTSGNAVGALAEAPLGWRDLPVFSVGARTAGKAREAGYADARSADGNRHDLIDLISRNLPPPSRLLLIAGRDSHEDVPQRLREAGYDVTIWTAYAAEAVTALPANAAEALRGGKVDAALHYSPRGARTFLALAREAGLAEPALALTHVALSADVAAPLITAGASTVLVAEHPEEAGLLAALDQVSARNRLRDDVRDEPAATTGVETETGPMNEPDAEAMKRGRARRTPPTIDLTAQDTSKAQDLPKAQDLPKAQDAAPSATDTSSASAAASEAALPTEALPQEFAAPEAKPSGAHAGSDDEGSHRAGAAETPFLPETRSRLPWPALALVGIVGGVVGAGLTMLAWSRATPAVDLAQIAELRARLDSLQGATTALDRKADAAVKAGTEAQAAATRLVEQAKAQGTQSADAGAIASLSAQAQRAEAAANALGQRLGAVETLAKTASAPSPQALAAARIVLAERIQSAIASGQPFAGDVAALAKGGGAPEQLAALNAVATTGAPTRDTLLAQFREQRAMFAREMTPATANWQDRLLGLASRIVTIRPVGDTGSNDPATLLIRLENALASGNIVVAAGLWNQLPEPARRASVDFGAALQKRAQADAAIAKIAQDAVAALGAAG; encoded by the coding sequence ATGCGCATACTCGTCCTGAGGCCGCAGGCCGATGCCGAGCGCAGCGCCCGCGCGGTTGCCGCGCGCGGCTGCGAGCCGTTGATCGCGCCGCTGTTCACGGTCGTGCGCCTGCCCGATCCGGCGCCGGCCGGAGATTTCTCGGCGCTCGTCCTGACCAGCGGCAATGCAGTCGGCGCACTCGCTGAGGCGCCCCTGGGCTGGCGCGACCTGCCTGTCTTCAGCGTCGGCGCGCGCACTGCCGGCAAGGCCCGCGAGGCCGGCTATGCCGATGCCCGCAGCGCCGACGGCAATCGCCATGACCTGATCGATCTGATCAGCCGCAATCTGCCGCCGCCGTCGCGGCTGCTTCTGATCGCCGGCCGGGACAGCCATGAGGATGTGCCGCAGCGCTTGCGAGAGGCCGGCTACGACGTGACGATCTGGACGGCCTATGCAGCCGAGGCCGTGACCGCGCTCCCGGCCAATGCAGCCGAGGCCCTGCGCGGTGGCAAGGTCGATGCCGCCCTGCATTATTCCCCGCGCGGCGCCCGAACCTTCCTGGCGCTGGCGCGGGAGGCTGGCCTCGCAGAACCTGCCCTGGCGCTGACCCATGTCGCGCTCTCGGCAGACGTCGCGGCACCGCTGATCACGGCGGGAGCCAGCACGGTGCTGGTCGCCGAACATCCGGAAGAAGCGGGCCTGCTCGCCGCCCTCGATCAAGTGTCCGCTCGCAATCGCCTGCGCGACGATGTTAGAGACGAACCGGCTGCGACGACAGGCGTCGAGACGGAGACAGGCCCGATGAACGAGCCCGATGCTGAAGCGATGAAGCGTGGCCGCGCCCGCCGCACACCGCCGACCATCGATCTGACGGCACAGGACACGTCAAAGGCGCAAGACTTGCCAAAGGCACAGGACTTGCCAAAGGCACAGGACGCCGCGCCATCCGCCACGGACACGAGCTCGGCGAGCGCAGCCGCATCCGAGGCCGCGCTGCCGACCGAGGCGCTGCCCCAGGAATTCGCCGCGCCGGAGGCCAAACCCTCGGGCGCGCATGCTGGCTCCGACGACGAAGGATCGCACCGCGCGGGCGCTGCCGAAACACCGTTTCTCCCGGAGACGAGATCGCGCCTGCCCTGGCCGGCCCTGGCGCTCGTCGGCATCGTCGGCGGTGTGGTCGGCGCCGGGCTCACCATGCTCGCCTGGAGCCGCGCGACGCCTGCCGTCGACCTCGCCCAGATCGCCGAACTCCGCGCCCGGCTCGACAGCCTGCAAGGCGCCACCACCGCGCTCGACCGCAAGGCGGATGCCGCCGTCAAGGCCGGGACAGAGGCGCAGGCCGCCGCGACCCGGCTGGTTGAGCAGGCGAAGGCGCAAGGTACCCAGAGCGCCGATGCCGGTGCCATCGCAAGTTTGAGTGCCCAGGCCCAGCGCGCCGAAGCCGCAGCCAATGCGCTCGGCCAGCGGCTCGGCGCGGTCGAGACCCTCGCCAAGACAGCCTCCGCACCCAGCCCGCAGGCCCTTGCCGCCGCACGCATCGTCCTGGCCGAGCGCATCCAGAGCGCCATCGCCTCGGGCCAGCCCTTCGCCGGCGACGTCGCGGCGCTCGCCAAGGGCGGCGGCGCGCCCGAGCAGCTCGCGGCGCTGAACGCGGTCGCGACCACCGGCGCCCCGACCCGCGACACGCTGCTCGCGCAGTTCCGTGAGCAGCGGGCCATGTTCGCCAGGGAAATGACGCCGGCGACCGCCAACTGGCAGGACCGCCTGCTCGGGCTCGCCAGCCGCATCGTCACGATTCGCCCCGTCGGCGACACCGGCTCCAATGATCCCGCGACATTGCTGATCCGACTGGAGAACGCGCTGGCGAGCGGGAATATCGTGGTGGCGGCCGGCCTCTGGAACCAGTTGCCCGAGCCGGCGCGGCGCGCCAGCGTCGATTTCGGCGCGGCTTTGCAAAAACGGGCCCAGGCAGATGCCGCGATTGCAAAAATCGCACAGGATGCTGTCGCCGCGCTCGGCGCGGCGGGCTGA
- a CDS encoding heme biosynthesis protein HemY, whose translation MVRVLLYLLVFACLAVGAVWLADRPGEVSILWQGYRIETSVAIAAIGVVVLAMLAMLAWALIRFVLGMPSAFSFASRARRRARGFEAVSRGMVAIGAGDPIAASRHAVDARRFSGNEPLTLLLEAQAAQLSGDRGRAEAAFKTMLDKPETRVLGLRGLFVEARRRGDMTAARAFADDAVRRSPSLAWANDALLDFHTSAGDWQAARTAVERRAALRLAEKAEAKRQRAVLLAAEALQARDGEPEKALAAALEATKLAPGLTPAAVLAGRMLAERGDIRKASKILEAAWKEVSHPDIAAAYLDVRSGDSAQDRLNRAITLTKLRPADPEGVLALAGAAIHARDFAKARTTLKPLLAGGASVRACLLMAELEEAEHGAAGRVREWLARATRAPRDAAWVADGLVSDQWLPVSPISGRLDAFVWTVPPATLGSHAPALDDVLADLDDSAPLIEARAETVTTEPASIPAMPPPKPSEPPPAAIVEPAPKPLEEAKSAVESKPVAEPKPAVEPKPAAAKPDAAPAKGDARATPVIFPVSHAPDDPGPEEAQIVEEKKAKFRIFG comes from the coding sequence ATGGTTCGGGTTCTGCTCTATCTCCTCGTCTTCGCCTGCCTCGCGGTCGGTGCCGTCTGGCTTGCCGATCGTCCCGGTGAGGTTTCGATTCTGTGGCAGGGCTACCGCATCGAGACCAGCGTCGCGATCGCCGCCATCGGCGTCGTCGTGCTCGCCATGCTGGCGATGCTAGCCTGGGCGCTGATCCGCTTCGTGCTCGGCATGCCTTCGGCCTTCAGCTTTGCTTCGCGGGCACGCCGCCGCGCCCGTGGCTTTGAAGCCGTCTCGCGCGGCATGGTCGCGATCGGCGCGGGCGACCCCATCGCCGCCAGCCGCCACGCGGTTGATGCGCGCCGCTTCTCCGGCAATGAGCCCCTGACCCTGCTGCTGGAGGCGCAGGCCGCCCAGCTCTCCGGCGATCGCGGCCGGGCCGAAGCCGCCTTCAAGACCATGCTCGACAAGCCCGAGACCCGCGTGCTCGGCCTGCGCGGCCTCTTCGTCGAGGCCAGGCGTCGCGGCGACATGACCGCCGCGCGCGCCTTCGCCGACGACGCCGTGCGTCGCTCGCCCTCGCTCGCCTGGGCCAATGACGCCTTGCTCGACTTCCACACCAGTGCCGGCGACTGGCAGGCGGCGCGCACCGCCGTCGAGCGCCGCGCCGCCCTGCGGCTGGCCGAGAAGGCCGAGGCCAAGCGCCAGCGCGCCGTGCTGCTCGCAGCCGAGGCTTTGCAGGCGCGCGATGGGGAGCCTGAAAAGGCGCTCGCCGCCGCGCTGGAGGCGACCAAGCTCGCGCCCGGCCTGACGCCGGCCGCGGTGCTGGCGGGCCGCATGCTGGCCGAGCGTGGCGACATCCGCAAAGCCTCGAAGATCCTGGAGGCCGCCTGGAAGGAGGTCTCCCATCCCGACATCGCCGCCGCCTATCTCGATGTCCGCTCCGGCGACAGCGCCCAGGACCGGCTCAACCGCGCGATCACGCTGACGAAATTGCGCCCGGCCGATCCCGAGGGCGTGCTGGCGCTCGCCGGCGCCGCGATCCACGCCCGCGATTTCGCCAAGGCCCGCACGACCCTGAAGCCGCTGCTCGCCGGCGGCGCCTCGGTGCGCGCCTGCCTGCTGATGGCGGAGCTCGAGGAGGCCGAGCACGGTGCGGCCGGCCGGGTGCGCGAGTGGCTCGCACGGGCGACACGCGCGCCGCGTGACGCCGCCTGGGTCGCCGACGGGCTGGTCTCCGATCAATGGCTGCCGGTTTCGCCGATTTCGGGCCGGCTCGATGCCTTCGTCTGGACAGTGCCCCCCGCCACCCTCGGCAGCCATGCCCCGGCCCTCGACGACGTCCTGGCCGATCTCGACGATTCCGCGCCCCTGATCGAGGCCCGCGCCGAAACCGTGACGACCGAGCCTGCCAGCATTCCGGCCATGCCGCCGCCGAAGCCGAGCGAGCCGCCGCCGGCAGCCATCGTCGAGCCCGCGCCCAAGCCGCTCGAGGAGGCCAAATCTGCCGTGGAGTCAAAGCCTGTCGCGGAGCCCAAACCTGCCGTGGAACCAAAGCCGGCTGCGGCCAAACCCGACGCAGCACCGGCAAAGGGCGACGCGCGCGCCACGCCCGTGATCTTCCCCGTCTCGCATGCACCTGACGATCCGGGACCGGAAGAGGCCCAGATCGTCGAGGAAAAGAAGGCGAAGTTCCGCATCTTCGGCTGA
- a CDS encoding EVE domain-containing protein — protein MAHWLIKSEPVKWSWDQQVAAGAKGTHWDGVKNHTAKLNLMAMKQGEQVFFYHSNEGLEVVGIVEVIKEAYIWIPGEPWVLVDFKAVKPLPTPVTLAQVKAEPKLAKMSLVTSFRLSVQPVADEEWALVCKMGGL, from the coding sequence ATGGCACATTGGCTGATCAAATCCGAACCGGTGAAGTGGTCCTGGGACCAGCAGGTCGCGGCCGGCGCCAAGGGCACGCATTGGGACGGCGTCAAGAACCACACCGCCAAGCTCAACCTGATGGCGATGAAGCAGGGCGAACAGGTCTTCTTCTACCACTCCAATGAGGGTCTGGAGGTCGTCGGTATCGTCGAGGTGATCAAGGAGGCCTATATCTGGATTCCGGGCGAGCCCTGGGTGCTGGTCGATTTCAAGGCGGTGAAGCCATTACCGACGCCGGTGACGCTGGCGCAGGTCAAGGCGGAACCGAAGCTCGCCAAGATGTCGCTCGTTACCTCCTTCCGCCTCTCAGTGCAGCCGGTGGCCGACGAGGAATGGGCGCTGGTCTGCAAGATGGGCGGGCTCTGA
- the tsaD gene encoding tRNA (adenosine(37)-N6)-threonylcarbamoyltransferase complex transferase subunit TsaD codes for MRVLGIETTCDETAAAIVEVTRSGEAKILSNEVLSQIAAHAAFGGVVPEIAARAHVEAIDRIVGSAFERAGLKPADIDAVAAAAGPGLVGGVMVGLTTGKAIALVTGKPFIAINHLEAHALTARLTDDLAFPYLLLLVSGGHTQLLAVRGVGDYLKLGGTIDDAVGEAFDKIAKMLGLAYPGGPSVEREAEKGDPERFDFPRPMSGRPNPDFSLSGLKTAVRLVAERIAPLSDRDVADLCASFQAAVVDVLVDRTRAGLRACRAAGITPSALVVAGGVAANQPIRRGLTRLATEAGLPMVAPPVALCGDNGAMIAWAGLERLRLGLIDDMSAVARPRWPLDELRPQDLTPQDFKTPQDFKTRQDAKAGE; via the coding sequence ATGCGAGTTTTGGGCATAGAGACGACTTGTGACGAGACCGCGGCTGCGATCGTCGAGGTCACGCGCTCCGGCGAGGCAAAAATCCTGTCGAACGAGGTGCTGAGCCAGATCGCCGCGCATGCGGCTTTTGGCGGCGTCGTGCCGGAGATCGCGGCGCGTGCGCATGTCGAGGCGATCGACCGTATCGTCGGCAGCGCCTTCGAGCGCGCGGGGCTCAAGCCTGCCGATATCGATGCGGTTGCTGCCGCGGCCGGTCCAGGGCTGGTCGGGGGCGTCATGGTTGGGCTGACCACGGGAAAAGCCATTGCGCTGGTGACGGGCAAGCCCTTCATCGCGATCAACCATCTCGAGGCCCATGCGCTGACGGCGCGACTGACCGACGATCTTGCCTTTCCCTATCTGCTGCTGCTCGTTTCGGGCGGACACACGCAATTGCTCGCCGTGCGCGGCGTCGGCGACTATCTCAAGCTCGGCGGCACGATCGACGATGCCGTCGGCGAGGCTTTCGACAAGATCGCCAAGATGCTGGGCCTGGCCTATCCGGGCGGCCCTTCGGTGGAGCGCGAGGCGGAGAAGGGCGATCCCGAGCGCTTCGACTTTCCTCGCCCGATGAGCGGCCGGCCAAATCCGGATTTCTCGTTGTCTGGCCTCAAGACGGCGGTACGTCTCGTCGCCGAGCGGATCGCGCCCTTGTCGGATCGCGATGTCGCCGATCTCTGCGCCTCCTTCCAGGCGGCGGTCGTCGATGTGTTGGTCGACCGGACACGGGCTGGCCTGCGCGCCTGCCGCGCCGCCGGCATCACGCCGTCGGCGTTGGTCGTGGCGGGCGGTGTCGCCGCCAATCAGCCGATCCGGCGCGGGCTGACGCGGCTCGCGACCGAGGCCGGCCTGCCCATGGTGGCGCCGCCGGTCGCGCTCTGCGGGGACAATGGCGCGATGATCGCCTGGGCCGGGTTGGAGCGGCTGCGCCTGGGACTGATCGACGATATGAGCGCGGTGGCGCGCCCGCGCTGGCCGCTGGATGAGCTCAGGCCGCAAGATCTTACGCCGCAAGACTTCAAGACACCGCAAGATTTCAAGACACGGCAAGACGCCAAGGCCGGGGAATGA